A single region of the Natronincola ferrireducens genome encodes:
- a CDS encoding fibronectin type III domain-containing protein, with protein MPIMQITTGENNHYDRRYTYDSAYGALQVQIGGAYQSGGVKNAVFRGFIRFNGLTQLQNKVINRATLKFHLDYLTELLTLRIGHVTSNINIMSINSSSGISWSIYDTRNIATSNVGQYVNVVLTGLIKDFVNGVTPTDIIIFHHLDNYTYMGFGGVGGFSSANPPILEVDFDYIQPVSPTNLVPNNIALQREKEIKVQWEFRPAFAEDTQTAFELEYSQDGGESWTKVTEVTPRTDYTFSYASLTTGSLRWRVRTRNSDNLWSSWVNAQFTWTQILPTRPQNLNPDGIQTNIFPTATWAYNSYNEDDGPTAFELEYSNDGGITYTTVFQVTSNMSYAFPISLRGGLIKWRVRAKSSYFNLFTPWSEYALWTYTIPPQNPIFTSGTTFPTPAPLITWSSPDQVSFELEIIKNSQLVFKTGERNTQHRNYKIETFLENYETYTIRLRVKNAVPLWSEWVEQQIYIDFVQTDQPNIIATEDTTKFGIRIKIINPVSGVTNEVWRRKTGTTAWVRIAKNIPLNGSHNDYMIAPDVFYDYRVRSIDEVGYSDSDTVSRRMSMVDSQLMSTTNTSKYVTLTWNPSKSEKKNIQQKLVRYAGRNHPCMVWGDEKDYSMNVRFTIKEEDLLALDELHQMKETLLYRDSRGRKQYVTILGGINIEDEIPHMDLYVVSFNLQVVNYEEAV; from the coding sequence ATGCCAATTATGCAGATAACCACAGGGGAAAATAATCATTATGATAGGCGGTACACTTATGATAGTGCGTATGGAGCTTTGCAGGTACAAATAGGTGGTGCCTATCAAAGTGGTGGTGTAAAAAATGCAGTATTTAGAGGATTCATAAGATTTAACGGATTAACACAACTTCAAAATAAAGTAATTAACAGAGCAACATTAAAATTTCATTTAGATTATCTAACTGAGCTGTTAACATTAAGGATAGGACATGTAACAAGCAACATAAATATAATGTCAATCAACAGCAGCAGTGGTATATCCTGGTCTATTTACGATACAAGAAATATAGCAACATCAAATGTAGGTCAATATGTGAATGTAGTATTAACTGGATTAATTAAAGATTTTGTGAATGGTGTTACACCTACGGACATCATCATATTTCATCATCTTGATAACTACACATATATGGGCTTCGGAGGGGTAGGAGGTTTTTCTTCAGCAAATCCGCCTATTTTGGAAGTTGATTTTGATTACATACAACCCGTTTCTCCAACAAATTTAGTGCCGAACAACATTGCTTTACAAAGAGAAAAAGAAATCAAAGTCCAGTGGGAATTTAGGCCAGCGTTTGCCGAGGATACACAGACAGCTTTTGAATTAGAATACAGCCAAGATGGCGGAGAAAGTTGGACTAAAGTAACAGAAGTTACTCCAAGGACGGATTATACCTTTTCTTATGCTTCGTTAACTACTGGATCCTTACGTTGGAGAGTGAGAACGAGAAATTCTGATAATCTTTGGTCTAGTTGGGTAAATGCCCAATTTACATGGACACAAATTCTCCCAACAAGGCCACAAAATTTAAATCCAGATGGTATACAAACTAACATCTTTCCTACTGCTACATGGGCATATAATTCATACAATGAAGATGATGGACCTACAGCCTTTGAACTGGAGTATAGTAATGATGGGGGAATAACCTATACAACTGTCTTCCAAGTGACAAGTAATATGTCATATGCGTTCCCTATCTCATTAAGAGGTGGATTGATCAAATGGCGCGTAAGGGCTAAGAGTTCATATTTTAATCTCTTTACTCCTTGGTCAGAATATGCATTATGGACCTACACAATACCCCCTCAAAATCCTATCTTTACAAGTGGCACTACATTTCCTACACCAGCTCCTTTGATTACTTGGAGTAGTCCTGACCAAGTATCTTTTGAATTAGAGATTATTAAAAATTCACAGTTAGTTTTTAAGACAGGGGAAAGGAATACGCAGCATAGAAATTACAAAATAGAAACATTTCTTGAAAACTATGAAACCTATACTATTAGACTGAGAGTGAAAAATGCTGTGCCTTTGTGGTCTGAATGGGTAGAACAACAAATATACATTGACTTCGTGCAAACAGATCAACCAAATATTATTGCAACAGAGGATACAACTAAATTTGGTATTAGAATCAAAATAATTAATCCTGTAAGTGGAGTAACAAATGAAGTATGGCGAAGAAAAACGGGTACCACTGCCTGGGTAAGAATAGCAAAGAATATTCCTTTAAATGGCAGTCATAATGACTACATGATAGCTCCTGATGTATTTTATGATTATAGGGTACGGTCTATAGATGAAGTAGGATATAGCGATAGTGATACAGTATCGAGAAGAATGTCTATGGTAGATAGTCAGCTTATGTCTACCACTAATACATCAAAATATGTAACATTAACTTGGAACCCAAGTAAAAGTGAGAAAAAGAATATACAGCAAAAACTAGTAAGATATGCTGGAAGAAATCATCCTTGTATGGTGTGGGGAGACGAGAAAGATTATAGCATGAATGTACGGTTTACCATTAAGGAGGAAGACCTCCTAGCATTAGATGAACTTCACCAGATGAAAGAAACTTTGCTGTATAGGGATAGTAGGGGGAGAAAGCAATATGTAACTATATTAGGTGGAATCAACATTGAAGATGAAATCCCTCATATGGACCTATATGTAGTATCTTTTAACTTGCAGGTAGTTAATTATGAGGAGGCGGTATAG
- a CDS encoding phage tail tape measure protein gives MSSFKNYRRSIILDFNYDEVKKGVPDVNKQMALLNAEFRKQSEQASQTGNSMDKLGVKQEAYANKVKIQADKVAILKKELEKLENTEVRNEKAIANKTIALKNAETQLMKYEKSLEDINAELGQQDNFFTKAADNIEGFSDKLKANNINIEEFGKGLYTLGAGMTAAITVPLVALGTISTKTFMDFENAFTGVRKTVEATEEQFKALEKGIRDMSKEIPSSAVEIAGVAEAAGQLGIETESILGFTRTMIDLGQATNMSANEAATSLARLANITQMPQDQFDRLGSTVVALGNNLATTESEIVNMGLRLAGAGKQVGMSEAQILSFAGALSSVGIEAEAGGSAFSKVMVEMQLAVEKGGDKLRDFARVSGMSAGEFKRVFKEDATTAIIAFIEGLGNMQGQGRSAIKVLDDMGISEVRMRDALLRASGAGDLFTKSIETGTKAWEENTALTEEAQQRYETLTSKIEIFLNKLKDVALTIGGSIAPVLSDMIDILTPMVNIVGFLFDLFSKLPEPIRKVVVVALMLVAAIGPILAIVGKLMQNVGNITGSLNTVGKAVSTLTGFFTGFNPVVYKTLGIILLVVAALTALGIVISTIMGRSNDLQASMKSVGDSVGNIKMPQVPNMPSYATGTRNHPGGLALVGEKGPEIVNLPKGAQVFTNEESKQMLSDDNNNFNQSQYDERYERLLVRFDRMIAATEKMQKAYEDNRRFSRMGEVPV, from the coding sequence ATGTCCTCATTTAAGAATTACAGGCGCTCAATCATTTTAGATTTTAATTATGACGAAGTAAAAAAAGGGGTGCCTGATGTAAACAAGCAAATGGCACTCCTTAATGCTGAATTTAGAAAGCAAAGCGAACAGGCCAGTCAAACAGGGAATAGTATGGATAAGCTTGGGGTGAAACAAGAAGCTTATGCAAACAAAGTAAAAATACAGGCAGATAAAGTTGCAATTCTTAAAAAAGAACTAGAGAAACTTGAGAATACAGAAGTCAGAAATGAAAAGGCAATAGCTAATAAAACAATAGCATTAAAAAATGCTGAAACTCAGTTGATGAAATATGAAAAATCACTGGAAGACATAAATGCAGAATTAGGACAGCAAGATAATTTTTTTACAAAAGCAGCTGATAACATAGAAGGTTTTTCAGATAAACTAAAAGCAAATAACATAAACATAGAGGAATTTGGGAAAGGGTTGTACACACTAGGAGCAGGAATGACAGCTGCTATAACGGTACCACTTGTTGCATTAGGAACTATTAGCACAAAGACCTTCATGGATTTTGAAAATGCGTTTACAGGCGTTAGAAAAACTGTAGAGGCAACAGAAGAGCAGTTCAAAGCATTAGAAAAAGGTATTAGAGATATGTCTAAGGAAATTCCATCTTCTGCCGTAGAAATAGCGGGAGTAGCTGAAGCAGCAGGTCAATTAGGTATTGAAACAGAGTCAATATTAGGTTTTACAAGAACAATGATTGATTTAGGCCAAGCTACAAATATGAGTGCTAATGAAGCAGCAACATCGTTAGCTCGATTAGCAAATATAACTCAAATGCCACAAGACCAGTTTGACAGATTAGGTTCTACTGTAGTTGCGCTAGGTAATAATTTAGCTACTACGGAATCGGAAATCGTAAATATGGGGCTTCGACTTGCTGGAGCAGGAAAACAAGTAGGAATGTCAGAGGCACAAATACTTTCGTTTGCTGGCGCTCTTAGTTCAGTAGGTATTGAAGCAGAGGCAGGGGGTTCAGCATTTTCGAAAGTAATGGTAGAAATGCAGTTGGCAGTAGAAAAAGGTGGAGATAAATTAAGAGATTTTGCTAGGGTTTCAGGAATGTCTGCAGGAGAATTTAAGAGGGTGTTTAAAGAGGATGCAACAACTGCCATAATAGCATTTATTGAAGGGTTAGGAAATATGCAAGGACAGGGCAGAAGTGCTATAAAAGTACTTGATGATATGGGCATATCGGAAGTAAGAATGAGAGATGCCTTATTAAGGGCTTCTGGTGCTGGTGATTTATTTACAAAATCAATCGAAACAGGAACAAAGGCATGGGAAGAAAATACAGCACTTACAGAGGAAGCTCAACAGCGGTATGAAACTCTTACTAGTAAAATAGAAATTTTTCTTAATAAACTAAAAGATGTTGCGTTAACTATAGGGGGCAGTATAGCACCTGTACTTAGTGACATGATAGATATTCTAACTCCGATGGTAAATATCGTGGGTTTTCTATTCGACTTATTTTCTAAGCTTCCAGAACCAATTAGGAAAGTTGTTGTTGTAGCCCTTATGCTAGTAGCAGCCATAGGCCCTATACTAGCAATCGTTGGTAAGTTAATGCAAAATGTAGGCAATATAACTGGCAGTTTAAATACTGTAGGGAAAGCAGTTAGCACGCTAACTGGCTTTTTTACTGGATTCAATCCTGTTGTATACAAGACACTTGGCATTATATTACTTGTTGTAGCTGCACTTACAGCATTAGGTATAGTTATAAGTACAATTATGGGTAGAAGTAATGATTTGCAAGCATCTATGAAAAGTGTAGGAGATAGCGTTGGAAATATTAAAATGCCCCAAGTACCAAATATGCCGAGTTATGCAACAGGAACAAGAAATCATCCAGGTGGCTTAGCATTGGTTGGAGAAAAAGGGCCTGAAATAGTAAATCTGCCAAAAGGAGCGCAAGTATTTACTAATGAAGAATCTAAACAAATGTTAAGTGATGACAATAATAATTTTAATCAATCTCAATATGATGAAAGATACGAAAGACTTCTAGTAAGGTTTGATAGAATGATAGCCGCTACTGAAAAGATGCAAAAAGCATATGAAGATAACAGAAGGTTTTCAAGAATGGGTGAGGTTCCAGTGTAA